The Gammaproteobacteria bacterium genome contains a region encoding:
- a CDS encoding hypothetical protein (Evidence 5 : Unknown function) translates to MKMNLLIEGWRNITHSFAMVNQYQILGLARMRGVHLYHRDIPHFFRNWKPGENDSGFDAEDQKIINDLSGDLPNDIDAVCRIHSPYNLQPINHGSLIVFIVTEFGLDVSEFGFNAANLDDFRKTVNDFESSGGGDRYAIHLVARPDCQFWFQSGACPGCSPWG, encoded by the coding sequence ATGAAAATGAATCTACTGATCGAAGGATGGAGGAATATCACTCACTCTTTTGCGATGGTTAACCAGTACCAAATTCTAGGGTTGGCCCGTATGCGAGGAGTACATCTCTATCATCGCGACATCCCTCATTTCTTCCGAAATTGGAAACCAGGAGAAAATGATTCGGGATTTGATGCCGAAGACCAGAAAATTATCAATGACCTGTCCGGCGATCTTCCTAACGATATTGATGCGGTCTGCCGTATTCATTCTCCCTATAATCTACAACCCATCAACCATGGTTCGTTAATCGTATTTATTGTTACTGAATTTGGTTTGGATGTCTCAGAGTTTGGCTTTAATGCCGCCAATCTTGATGACTTCAGGAAAACGGTTAACGATTTTGAATCATCGGGGGGGGGGGATCGTTACGCCATCCACCTGGTCGCGAGACCGGATTGTCAATTTTGGTTTCAGTCCGGGGCATGTCCAGGTTGTTCCCCATGGGGCTGA
- a CDS encoding protein O-GlcNAc transferase has translation MEWSEQVTACVVYGSLNNEVTSVSTEEIFTHAILLAWQGKLEISQLLHYASQFEENNLGILSIVLYRTWLERNMSPYVHAVHFNLGVTLTNHGDFVGAERAYRRAIEIAPDFAQPRLNLGSLYERLGEIDKALAEWRWVKDNISCERPENQSLVVFALNHLGRVLETKKKYQEAEEMLAKSLEIDPNQPDAIQHWVHLRQKQCVWPVYPELGHLSQERMKDATSALAILSVSDDPQVQLGVSRRFVENKVLSNVAPLANPKGYQHKKIRIAYCSSDFSLHPVSMLTVELFELHDRECFEVYGFCWSPEDGSNLRKRVVSAMDHFIRINELSDEQAAQLIREQEIDILVDLQGLTSGTRPNLLAYKPAPIQITYLGLPATTGLPCIDYIIADRFLIPQNEERYYSEKPLHMPHVFQVSDRRRIAAEKPSRQNCGLPAEGFVFCSFNNNFKFTQEMFRVWMNILRRVPESVLWLLADNPWAEANLRREAKEQGLSAERLIFTTRVSPENYLARYQCADLFLDTFPFNAGTTANDALWMGLPVLTYSGRSFASRMAGSLLTVAGLNELSTNSFSEYEEKAVWLANNKNHCHRLRERLQEVRKKGVLFDTALFVRNLEHRLKQLAVLNGSVELAP, from the coding sequence ATGGAGTGGAGTGAACAAGTTACAGCCTGTGTTGTGTATGGCTCATTGAATAATGAGGTTACCTCTGTGTCTACTGAAGAGATCTTTACCCATGCGATATTGCTTGCCTGGCAGGGTAAGCTTGAAATTTCCCAACTACTGCATTATGCCTCCCAGTTCGAAGAGAATAATCTCGGCATCCTGTCGATAGTTCTCTATCGAACCTGGTTGGAACGTAATATGTCCCCATATGTACATGCCGTCCATTTCAACTTAGGTGTAACACTGACTAATCATGGTGATTTTGTCGGGGCGGAACGTGCCTACCGTCGGGCAATTGAAATAGCCCCCGATTTTGCTCAGCCACGATTAAACCTAGGTTCACTCTATGAGCGTTTAGGGGAAATTGACAAGGCCTTAGCAGAGTGGCGTTGGGTAAAGGATAATATCTCGTGTGAGCGACCGGAAAATCAATCCTTGGTGGTGTTTGCACTTAACCATCTTGGTCGCGTGCTGGAAACAAAAAAGAAGTACCAAGAAGCAGAGGAGATGTTGGCCAAGAGTCTGGAGATCGACCCGAATCAACCAGATGCGATCCAACACTGGGTTCACTTGCGCCAAAAACAATGTGTATGGCCCGTCTACCCAGAACTGGGACATCTTAGCCAAGAACGCATGAAGGACGCAACCTCGGCACTGGCGATATTGAGTGTTTCCGACGATCCTCAAGTCCAATTAGGGGTTTCTCGTCGTTTTGTCGAAAACAAAGTATTATCGAATGTCGCGCCGCTTGCTAATCCCAAAGGCTATCAACACAAGAAGATTAGAATTGCCTATTGCTCCTCAGATTTCAGTTTGCATCCGGTATCTATGCTAACGGTGGAGCTGTTTGAATTACACGACCGCGAATGTTTCGAGGTTTATGGGTTTTGTTGGAGCCCTGAAGATGGTTCAAATCTTCGAAAACGAGTCGTCAGTGCAATGGACCACTTTATCCGAATTAACGAACTGTCGGATGAACAGGCCGCTCAGTTAATTAGAGAGCAGGAGATCGATATTCTTGTCGATCTCCAAGGATTAACCTCCGGGACGCGCCCCAACTTGTTGGCGTACAAACCTGCCCCGATTCAGATTACCTATCTTGGCCTACCCGCCACGACCGGGCTGCCCTGTATTGATTATATTATTGCTGACCGCTTTCTCATTCCGCAGAATGAAGAACGCTACTATTCCGAAAAACCGCTGCATATGCCTCATGTATTTCAAGTGAGTGATCGGAGGCGCATCGCCGCAGAGAAACCGTCACGTCAGAATTGTGGATTACCGGCCGAGGGTTTTGTTTTCTGTTCATTTAACAACAATTTTAAGTTTACCCAAGAGATGTTTAGGGTATGGATGAACATCTTGCGACGTGTCCCGGAAAGTGTGCTCTGGTTGCTTGCGGACAATCCTTGGGCAGAGGCCAATTTACGCCGTGAGGCAAAGGAGCAAGGCCTCTCGGCAGAACGCCTAATTTTCACAACTCGGGTATCTCCCGAAAACTATCTGGCGCGCTATCAGTGCGCAGATCTCTTTCTCGATACCTTTCCGTTCAATGCCGGGACAACGGCCAACGATGCCTTGTGGATGGGCCTACCGGTGCTTACCTATTCGGGACGTTCATTTGCCTCAAGGATGGCGGGAAGTCTGCTAACCGTAGCGGGATTGAATGAACTGAGTACCAATAGTTTTAGCGAATACGAAGAAAAAGCAGTGTGGTTGGCGAATAATAAAAACCATTGTCATCGTCTCCGCGAACGATTACAGGAGGTACGTAAGAAGGGGGTGCTTTTCGATACGGCGTTATTTGTGCGCAACCTTGAACACCGTCTTAAACAATTGGCCGTGTTAAACGGTTCCGTGGAATTGGCACCATAA